DNA from Pirellulales bacterium:
TCTCGAACCCGGGCTTCGGCGCCGTCGCTTCCGTATCTTCAGAGGACGATGCTGCAAACAGGAACTTATAAGTGCCCGGCGAAAGATACACGCGTTTGACGCCGTGCTCGCGCAGTTCCCCGACCAGCTTCGCATCGTCCGACATCGCATGCGTCAACAAGAGCACGGCCGGCGCGTGGCCGGAGACTTTCTTGACATCCGCCAGGTATTGCTGCACGGGAATGCCACGCGGCAGATCGACGAGCCACGTTTCGTCTTCGGCGACGAAAAAGCCGCAATTGGCCGAGTGAAACCGGTCGGCAAAGCCAATGACATGCACGCCCGGCGCGTTTTCTTCATGATGCGGCCACGGCGCCGCCATCGACGCACGGCTGCAAAATGTCGACAGGCCGGCGATTGCCAGCGCGAGCAACGCATGTCGTCCTGGTACGACCGGCGCACCTAAAAAACGCTTTGGCGACGGCAGCGAGTAACTCATGGTCGCGCGCCTGTCGTCGGGTGGGCGAACGGGGCCGGCAACAGCACGCGGGTCGAAACCTCTTCGGCAAACTCGTTGATCTTGTCGCCATAGGCCTTGGCATCGGCCGTGCCTGCGAACTTCGCGATCAATTCTTCGCGCTCGCGCAGGCTGTCGAAGCGGAACAAATAGCAGACCTCGCGCAAGCGACCGACGTTTGCCAGCCACGGGCCGGCCGGGCGAAAGCCGTTTCGTTCGAGCAAGGCCAGCCCGTCGGTCCGCATGTATTGCAAATACGCCTCGCGGCGCGACAAAGGAATGCGGTGCAACTCGTGGATCATGACCTTGCTCGGCTCAGGTAGCGCCGGCCGTCGCGCAAAGTCCGTCATGTACAGAAATCGGTTCTCTTCTCCGGCGAGCAACGGATCGCGCTCGCTGACGAACGCGGCAAAGCGCGGATCGCCGCCCAGCTTTTGCGCGGCGGCCTCGAAAGCGGCCATGTCGTCGTATTCCCAAATCGTGACCTGCTCGTACAAGTCGCCGATCAAGGTGGTCCACCAGCCGACCATGCGGCCGCCGGCCCCACGAAACAGCGGCAAGCCCTTGCTTTCGATCAGCCCTGCGTACTCTTTTCCTTTGTCGGGCCGTACGCGAATGCGCCACTCGCCGTAAACGCGTCCCGCGCCTTTTGCCTTGGCCTTCTCGGGTGCCGCTGCTGGCTCGACGGCCCGCAGGGAATGGCAAATCGCGGCGATGCCGACGACGGTTGCCAGAACAATAATGAGGCGTGACATCGTGTGACCCAAAAAGCGGATGCCAGTCGATCAACGGCGACGTTGGCGACGCGAACCGCAGCGTTTTCGCCGGAGGGCACTGGCGTCGCGCGCCAAGTATGCCACCGCCCGCCAGGTGATGCAAACACGGAGGTGCGTTCCCTTGGCGTGTCGGGCTTGTGCGGCGCGCGAGAGTCGAGGCGAGATCAGCGCTGCCGTTGTGTCACGGCAAATACTCGGGCGCCATGTTTTTCACGGCAGGCCACGCATCTCTTATCCCCGGCTGGCCACGTCCTGCGCCGGTGGCCAGCTCAAAAGCGCCTCGCGCCAGTCGGTCGCGCCGGGCAAGTGCAGTAGGAAGCTGGTCGGGGCGGCGCTCGCCTCCTCGGCGCTTGCTTCACGCCGCGAAAACCAGCGCCGCAGCCATTGCCGCAGCCGCGCCGGCCAATCGTCGTCGATCACGACAGAGCGTTGGCTGGTTTGAAAGGTGTCGATAAATCGGCCCGCCTGGTTCGCAAAGCGCGACGGCACCGGCGACCGGCAAGCGACCAGGAACAGGCTGTTCGGGAAATCGGGGTCTCCCTGCCAGCCGAGAATCGCCGCGTCCAGTTCGGCCACGAGCTTTTCCAATCCCACCGGCGTGAGCACGCGCGATAGTCCCTCGCGCGGGCGGGCATTGCCGATGTTCGCGGTCACAAGCGCCATTCCGCCCGGTGCCAACAGCGGTAGCGCCAAACGCAATAGCGCTGCTGTCTCTTCGAAGCGGTGCAACAAGTCGAGGCACAAGAGCGTGCGCAGCGATTCGTTCTCGACGGGCAGATCGCCCAGGTCGAGCTCGTCGTCGTCGCGGCGTCCGGACGGCACGCGACAATCGAGCACCAACTGGCCCGCGAAATGCCGGCGCATCCAGGGAGCTACGTCGCGGCCGTTGCTGTCGTCGGCGATCAGGGCCACGGGACCCGCTAGTTCCAGAGTCGCCCGAGCCGCGTCGAGCAATTGTTGTACGAAAGCGCGCATCAAGCCTCCCTGCCAGGTGTCGGCCGGAAGTTAACCGGAGCCACGTGCGGCGGTCAATGCGAAAGCTGGCCAGTGCCAGCAACGCCGCGGTAGCACGGCCGGAAACAACGCCCTTTCCTTCAACGCGCGCGCGACGGGCGGATGCTAGCGGC
Protein-coding regions in this window:
- a CDS encoding NIPSNAP family protein, which produces MSRLIIVLATVVGIAAICHSLRAVEPAAAPEKAKAKGAGRVYGEWRIRVRPDKGKEYAGLIESKGLPLFRGAGGRMVGWWTTLIGDLYEQVTIWEYDDMAAFEAAAQKLGGDPRFAAFVSERDPLLAGEENRFLYMTDFARRPALPEPSKVMIHELHRIPLSRREAYLQYMRTDGLALLERNGFRPAGPWLANVGRLREVCYLFRFDSLREREELIAKFAGTADAKAYGDKINEFAEEVSTRVLLPAPFAHPTTGARP